In a genomic window of Lacrimispora sp. BS-2:
- a CDS encoding extracellular solute-binding protein yields the protein MKRTVASLLAAVMTAGMIAGCGGNGAGTDSTTAAAGDSTQTADKEKSTAEDKTVYPAGTITIYGTGQPQYLQEYYDAWLADHKDIAPDVKIEIVQTEGHAQSREKITMTALAGADDDLPDATYLDPVNIMDLSQAGILKDETDFLKPYLDQMVEGAANDATLNGRIYGLPESVRPNVLFYNKDIFEKYGVDPAMMETFDGYVEAGRQLKEKSNGEVYLSYISPSSKTWRYWGRRGLMPQANARIWDENGSIVIGEDEGTKLALGTLDTLYSEGLLLKSEIMEPALYDAINGQKVATFYIGAFWDEFMRKNCQATTGQWGVMSSPVFEGVGKAGAPVSSYFCIVNKGDNVYAGLLEQLWKDFTFDTQSRNTWVKSMESQNAPYANPISLEMLQDNFWKEPSSFYGGMSFRETEGKCLENGAVNLVVTPQDAEADGIISAELENYVAGNQTMDQAIANMDKNLKAKIGQAEIIK from the coding sequence ATGAAAAGAACAGTAGCAAGCCTTTTGGCAGCAGTGATGACAGCAGGCATGATTGCAGGCTGCGGAGGGAACGGCGCTGGTACGGACAGTACAACGGCAGCGGCTGGTGACAGCACCCAGACAGCAGACAAGGAAAAAAGTACGGCTGAGGATAAAACCGTTTATCCGGCAGGTACCATCACTATTTACGGCACGGGCCAGCCCCAGTATCTTCAGGAGTACTATGATGCCTGGCTGGCTGACCACAAAGATATTGCTCCGGATGTAAAGATTGAGATCGTACAGACAGAGGGACATGCCCAGAGCCGTGAAAAAATCACCATGACTGCACTGGCAGGAGCAGATGACGACCTTCCTGATGCTACATATCTAGACCCGGTGAATATCATGGATCTTTCTCAGGCAGGGATACTAAAGGATGAGACAGACTTCCTAAAGCCCTACCTGGATCAGATGGTGGAAGGCGCTGCCAATGATGCAACATTAAACGGCAGGATTTACGGACTTCCGGAATCTGTGCGCCCTAATGTGTTATTCTATAACAAGGACATTTTTGAAAAATACGGTGTGGATCCGGCTATGATGGAAACCTTTGACGGTTATGTGGAAGCAGGGCGCCAGTTAAAGGAAAAGAGCAATGGTGAGGTGTATTTGTCCTATATAAGCCCCAGCAGCAAGACCTGGAGGTACTGGGGAAGAAGAGGCCTTATGCCTCAGGCCAATGCAAGAATCTGGGATGAAAACGGCAGCATTGTAATAGGAGAGGATGAAGGAACAAAGCTGGCTTTGGGAACTCTGGATACTTTATATTCAGAGGGACTCCTGTTAAAATCCGAAATCATGGAACCTGCATTATATGATGCAATCAACGGGCAGAAAGTGGCCACCTTCTATATCGGAGCTTTCTGGGATGAATTCATGAGAAAGAACTGCCAGGCGACTACAGGACAGTGGGGGGTCATGTCTTCCCCTGTGTTTGAAGGCGTTGGCAAAGCAGGGGCTCCTGTATCCTCCTATTTCTGTATTGTAAACAAGGGTGATAACGTATATGCCGGTCTTCTGGAACAGCTTTGGAAGGATTTTACCTTTGATACCCAGTCCAGGAATACATGGGTAAAATCCATGGAATCCCAGAATGCTCCATATGCCAACCCTATTTCCTTAGAAATGCTTCAGGATAACTTCTGGAAAGAGCCTTCCAGTTTCTATGGCGGTATGTCCTTTAGGGAGACAGAGGGAAAATGTCTGGAGAACGGTGCGGTCAATCTGGTTGTTACACCTCAGGATGCAGAGGCGGATGGCATTATTTCGGCAGAACTTGAGAATTACGTGGCAGGCAACCAGACCATGGATCAGGCCATCGCCAATATGGATAAGAACTTAAAGGCTAAAATCGGTCAGGCGGAAATCATCAAGTAG
- a CDS encoding uroporphyrinogen decarboxylase family protein: MTKRERVLAAIQGKEVDYVPTGFSLHFPESEAKGEKGVESHLEFFRQTDTDIIKIMNENLVPDAGEIRTPEDWNKIPHYSLNDAFMKSQIEMVKRILDKADPDAFSLGTLHGICASAIHPIEARYGYESVRELFCTHIRENKQPVLEAFKRIADGMCQLAVKYKELGLDGIYYAALGGEKHYFTDEEFSEMIEPFDKEILKASKEAGCINFLHMCKNNLNMKRYESYNGLADVVNWGTYETDFSLEEGKRLFNGITVMGGLANRSGVMVEGTIDELKAEAKKVIRDYGKTSFILGADCTLPTEIPYDRIRAIAEAAREM, from the coding sequence ATGACAAAGAGAGAGCGGGTTTTAGCAGCCATCCAGGGAAAAGAGGTGGATTATGTGCCCACCGGATTTTCATTACACTTTCCGGAAAGCGAGGCAAAAGGGGAGAAGGGAGTGGAATCTCATCTTGAATTTTTCCGGCAGACCGATACGGATATTATCAAGATCATGAATGAGAACCTGGTTCCTGATGCAGGGGAAATCAGGACTCCTGAGGACTGGAATAAAATACCTCACTATTCCTTAAATGATGCCTTTATGAAAAGCCAGATTGAAATGGTAAAGAGAATCCTGGATAAGGCAGATCCTGATGCATTCTCCCTGGGCACGCTTCACGGCATTTGTGCATCCGCCATTCATCCCATTGAAGCGCGCTATGGTTATGAGAGCGTAAGAGAATTGTTCTGTACCCATATCAGGGAGAATAAGCAGCCGGTTCTGGAAGCATTTAAGAGAATTGCAGACGGCATGTGCCAGCTGGCAGTAAAATATAAGGAACTGGGACTGGATGGAATTTATTACGCAGCATTAGGGGGAGAGAAGCATTACTTTACGGATGAAGAGTTTTCGGAAATGATAGAACCTTTTGACAAGGAGATATTAAAAGCTTCCAAAGAAGCAGGATGTATCAATTTCCTTCATATGTGCAAAAATAATTTAAATATGAAGAGATACGAATCCTACAACGGCTTGGCTGATGTGGTAAACTGGGGCACTTATGAGACAGATTTCAGCCTTGAAGAGGGGAAACGGCTTTTCAACGGCATAACCGTCATGGGCGGACTTGCCAACAGAAGCGGAGTCATGGTAGAAGGGACCATAGATGAACTAAAAGCAGAAGCAAAAAAGGTGATTCGTGATTATGGAAAAACATCATTCATCCTTGGCGCTGACTGCACACTTCCTACAGAGATTCCTTATGACAGGATCCGTGCAATTGCAGAAGCGGCAAGAGAGATGTAA
- a CDS encoding LysR family transcriptional regulator — protein sequence MLDFRIDTFLAVCRCMNFTKAASELHITQPAVSHHIHYLENKYGTRLFEYNGKKVNLTEAGKVFLSAAITMKDDELHLKKIMEQQSGKGGRLVFGATMTIGEYVMPEALTRFLHVYPETAVQMVVGDTKELLGKLNEGEIEFALVEGFFLKKEYDFLVFASEPFAAVCAPDYEFQREIAKVEDLLRERLFIREPGSGTRYVFERYLEGKNLLLHDFPNIMEISNISAIKQMVAKGQGITFLYEAAVKEELNRGILKKIELEDFQLTHDFTFIWRKGSIYKSYYKELFDILHGE from the coding sequence ATGCTGGATTTTCGGATTGATACGTTTCTTGCGGTATGCCGCTGCATGAACTTTACAAAGGCAGCCAGTGAACTTCATATCACCCAGCCTGCGGTGTCCCATCATATTCATTATTTAGAAAACAAGTATGGAACCAGACTGTTTGAATACAACGGAAAAAAGGTGAATTTGACGGAGGCGGGAAAAGTCTTTTTATCTGCCGCCATAACCATGAAGGATGATGAGCTGCATTTAAAAAAGATCATGGAGCAGCAATCGGGAAAAGGCGGGAGGCTGGTATTTGGCGCTACCATGACCATAGGAGAGTACGTGATGCCGGAAGCGCTCACAAGATTTCTTCATGTGTATCCGGAGACAGCGGTTCAGATGGTGGTCGGGGATACTAAGGAGCTGCTTGGGAAACTGAATGAAGGGGAGATTGAATTCGCTTTGGTGGAGGGGTTTTTCCTGAAAAAGGAATATGATTTTCTGGTTTTTGCCTCGGAGCCGTTTGCAGCTGTCTGTGCGCCTGACTATGAGTTTCAACGGGAGATCGCAAAAGTGGAGGATCTTCTCAGGGAAAGGCTTTTTATCCGGGAACCTGGTTCCGGAACCAGGTATGTCTTTGAGCGCTATCTGGAAGGGAAGAATTTATTGCTTCATGATTTCCCTAATATAATGGAAATCAGCAATATTAGCGCTATAAAACAAATGGTGGCTAAAGGGCAGGGAATCACATTTCTTTATGAGGCTGCGGTAAAGGAGGAATTAAACAGGGGCATTTTGAAAAAAATTGAATTGGAGGATTTTCAATTGACCCATGATTTTACATTTATCTGGAGGAAAGGAAGTATTTATAAATCCTATTATAAGGAGCTGTTTGACATCCTGCATGGGGAATGA
- a CDS encoding YeiH family protein has product MKKYAPGILLCLFISAPAWFLGKTFPVIGGPVFAILIGMAMAPFVKRKESFRPGVAFTSKKILQYAVILLGFSMNLSTVLQKGREALPIILATISTSLLIAFILSKTLRLPGKTAILIGVGSSICGGSAIAATAPVIDANDSEIAQSISVIFFFNIIAALLFPALGSALGLSNEGFGLFAGTAINDTSSVTAAASAWDGMYGSNTLESATIVKLTRTLAIIPITLFLACYKTGKEKKTSERSISIGKVFPSFVLFFLLASIITTAFPIPAGVTGSLKGLSKLFIIMAMGAIGTNTDLIKLIRTGKKPLLLGFCCWLGISVVSLALQVILGIW; this is encoded by the coding sequence ATGAAAAAATACGCCCCAGGCATTCTTCTCTGCCTTTTCATATCCGCTCCCGCATGGTTTTTAGGAAAAACCTTCCCGGTTATCGGCGGCCCTGTTTTTGCCATTCTCATCGGCATGGCAATGGCACCCTTTGTAAAAAGGAAGGAATCTTTCCGGCCGGGAGTGGCTTTTACTTCAAAAAAAATCCTGCAATATGCCGTGATTCTCCTGGGCTTCTCCATGAACCTGTCCACAGTTCTTCAAAAGGGCAGGGAAGCCCTGCCCATCATCCTGGCGACCATCTCCACTTCCCTGTTGATTGCATTCATCCTTTCTAAAACACTGCGGCTCCCAGGTAAGACCGCCATTTTAATCGGCGTTGGCTCGTCCATCTGCGGAGGTTCCGCCATTGCCGCCACAGCTCCGGTTATTGACGCCAATGACAGTGAGATCGCCCAGTCCATATCTGTCATCTTTTTTTTCAACATCATTGCTGCTCTGCTTTTTCCAGCTTTAGGCTCGGCTTTGGGACTTTCTAATGAGGGCTTTGGCCTGTTTGCCGGAACTGCCATTAACGATACCTCTTCCGTGACGGCTGCCGCTTCCGCCTGGGATGGCATGTACGGCAGCAACACCTTGGAATCGGCTACCATAGTAAAACTGACCAGAACCCTGGCCATCATCCCTATTACGCTGTTTTTGGCATGTTACAAAACCGGAAAAGAGAAGAAAACTTCGGAACGCTCCATCTCCATTGGAAAAGTTTTTCCCTCCTTTGTACTCTTTTTTCTGCTGGCTTCCATAATCACTACGGCATTTCCCATACCAGCAGGTGTTACCGGTTCATTAAAAGGCTTAAGCAAACTTTTTATCATCATGGCTATGGGAGCCATTGGAACCAATACCGATTTAATTAAGCTGATACGGACAGGCAAAAAGCCCCTTTTATTAGGCTTTTGCTGTTGGCTTGGGATATCTGTAGTAAGCCTGGCCCTTCAAGTGATTCTAGGAATCTGGTAA
- a CDS encoding NYN domain-containing protein, with amino-acid sequence MSDKKFAVLIDSDNISAKYITSILDEMTRYGVITYKRIYGDWTSSQMGKWKMELLENSITPIQQFSNTVGKNATDSALIIDAMDLLYTDNVDGFCIVSSDSDFTRLASRLRESGKEVIGMGEDKTPKSFRAACTVFTNLEVLLDQEEEGTGGGAIGKEVIEQDITSILLENEDKNKATGLGEIGNRLVKKYSDFDVRNYGYSSLSKFLEEMGGFELKKSNNVVTVRMKDNRTKKQELDDFAVGLVKGSGKNGMELAALGNGIHRKFADFKVKDYGYSTFSKFVHSINQLEVRENKNNNKTVYLKKEE; translated from the coding sequence TTGAGCGATAAGAAATTTGCAGTATTGATTGATTCGGATAATATTTCCGCAAAGTATATTACGAGTATTCTGGATGAAATGACCCGCTACGGCGTCATTACTTACAAAAGAATTTATGGGGATTGGACAAGCTCCCAGATGGGAAAATGGAAAATGGAGCTCTTAGAGAACTCAATCACTCCCATCCAGCAATTCTCCAATACCGTAGGAAAGAATGCAACCGATTCCGCCCTTATCATTGATGCCATGGACTTGCTCTATACGGACAATGTGGATGGATTCTGCATCGTATCCAGTGACAGCGATTTCACCCGCCTGGCCAGCAGGCTTCGGGAATCGGGTAAGGAAGTCATCGGAATGGGGGAGGATAAGACTCCCAAATCCTTCCGGGCGGCCTGTACGGTTTTTACCAATCTGGAGGTTCTCCTTGACCAGGAAGAGGAAGGCACAGGAGGAGGCGCCATAGGAAAAGAGGTGATCGAGCAGGATATCACTTCGATTCTTTTAGAGAATGAAGATAAGAATAAGGCAACAGGTCTTGGAGAGATCGGCAACCGCCTTGTGAAAAAATACTCTGATTTTGATGTAAGAAACTACGGTTATAGCTCCCTGTCCAAATTTTTGGAGGAAATGGGCGGCTTTGAGCTTAAAAAATCCAATAATGTGGTAACTGTGCGGATGAAGGATAACCGTACTAAAAAGCAGGAGCTGGATGATTTTGCAGTGGGACTGGTAAAGGGCAGTGGAAAGAACGGTATGGAGCTGGCGGCTTTAGGGAATGGCATACACCGGAAATTTGCTGATTTCAAGGTAAAGGATTACGGATATTCCACCTTCTCTAAATTTGTCCACAGCATTAATCAGTTAGAGGTCCGGGAGAATAAAAATAATAATAAGACGGTGTATCTGAAAAAAGAAGAATAA
- a CDS encoding spore coat associated protein CotJA gives MNSTNSCGCDPSNVNSATPSKTVQLAIATVPMQPWEQPYDPQTALKHGTIFPSLNMPFYVTGGDQ, from the coding sequence ATGAATTCAACTAATTCATGTGGATGTGACCCATCAAATGTCAATTCTGCTACACCTTCAAAAACGGTTCAACTGGCTATTGCCACAGTTCCCATGCAGCCCTGGGAACAGCCTTATGATCCACAGACAGCCTTAAAGCATGGGACCATTTTTCCCTCCCTTAATATGCCTTTTTATGTTACAGGAGGTGATCAATAA
- a CDS encoding spore coat protein CotJB, producing the protein MADQKTLLKQITEVSFTVNDLTLYLDTHPLDENALTAFKQAMEQRKQLLKTYAENFEPLTINCVCPDTNNKTGTNTKYPGQKHFTWTDGPLPWEGGNV; encoded by the coding sequence ATGGCTGATCAAAAAACTCTTTTAAAGCAGATCACAGAAGTGAGCTTTACTGTTAATGATTTAACATTGTATTTAGATACTCATCCACTGGATGAAAATGCATTAACAGCCTTTAAGCAGGCTATGGAACAAAGAAAACAGCTTTTAAAAACCTACGCGGAAAACTTTGAGCCTCTTACCATAAACTGTGTCTGCCCTGATACCAACAACAAAACAGGAACCAATACAAAATATCCGGGACAAAAACATTTTACCTGGACAGACGGCCCGCTGCCCTGGGAAGGAGGAAACGTATAA
- a CDS encoding manganese catalase family protein produces MWNYEKRLQFPVNIKETCPKTASLIISQFGGPDGELAASMRYLSQRYSMPCKEVGGLLTDIGTEELGHLEMICSIIYQLTKNLTVEQAKTAGFDAYYIDHTTALWPTAAAGVPFNACEFQSKGDAITDLIEDLAAEQKARTTYDNLIRIIPNPDVREPLKFLREREIVHFQRFGEAIEKIKSNLNPKNFYYYNPEFDKQFVKTPMQ; encoded by the coding sequence ATGTGGAATTATGAAAAAAGACTGCAGTTCCCTGTAAATATCAAAGAAACATGCCCAAAAACAGCCTCTCTCATTATCAGCCAATTTGGCGGACCTGATGGAGAGCTGGCAGCATCCATGCGTTATCTTTCCCAAAGATATTCTATGCCATGCAAGGAAGTAGGGGGACTTTTAACAGACATTGGTACGGAAGAGCTTGGACATCTGGAGATGATCTGCTCTATCATTTACCAGCTGACGAAAAATCTGACTGTGGAACAGGCAAAGACAGCAGGGTTTGATGCTTATTATATTGATCATACAACAGCCCTTTGGCCCACTGCTGCGGCCGGAGTTCCGTTCAATGCCTGTGAATTCCAGTCCAAGGGCGATGCCATTACCGATTTGATCGAGGACCTGGCAGCTGAGCAGAAGGCAAGGACAACCTATGACAACCTCATCCGGATCATACCAAATCCTGATGTAAGAGAACCGTTAAAATTCCTTCGGGAAAGGGAAATCGTACACTTCCAGCGGTTTGGTGAAGCCATTGAAAAAATCAAATCCAATTTGAATCCTAAAAACTTTTATTATTATAACCCGGAATTTGACAAACAATTTGTTAAGACCCCTATGCAGTAA
- the carB gene encoding carbamoyl-phosphate synthase large subunit, which produces MPKNLDIKKVLVLGSGPIVIGQAAEFDYAGTQACRSLKEEGIEVVLLNSNPATIMTDKDIADKVYIEPLTAEVVEQLILKERPDSVLPTLGGQAGLNLAMELDDKGFFKEHKVRLIGTTALTIKKAEDRELFKETMEKIGEPVAPSDIVEHVEDGLKVAEKIGYPVVLRPAYTLGGSGGGIAETPGQCREILENGLRLSRVGQVLVERCIAGWKEIEYEVMRDGAGNVITVCNMENIDPVGVHTGDSIVVAPSQTLGDKEYQMLRTSALRIISELGITGGCNVQYALHPESFEYCVIEVNPRVSRSSALASKATGYPIAKVAAKIALGYNLDEIKNAVTKKTCASFEPMLDYCVVKMPRLPFDKFLSAKRSLGTQMKATGEVMSICTNFEGGLMKAIRSLEQHVDSLMSYDFTGLTDEELAETLSLVDDRRIWVIAEALRRGFSYERIHDITKIDIWFIDKLAILVEMEDALKKGPFTLDLLKEAKRIEFPDTVISKLTGIPWQEIRRMRKDNGIAAAFKMVDTCAAEFAAETPYYYSCFGSENEAVKTSGKKKVLVLGSGPIRIGQGIEFDFCSVHSTWSFSREGYETIIVNNNPETVSTDFDIADKLYFEPLTPEDVESIVDIEKPDGAVVQFGGQTAIKLTEALINMGVPILGTAAEDVDAAEDRELFDKILEECRIPRPAGQTVFTAEEAKRAAGELGYPVLVRPSYVLGGQGMQIAISDQDIDEFIGIINQIAQEHPILVDKYIPGKEIEVDAVCDGENILIPGIMEHMERAGVHSGDSISIYPAQSISETVKEKLVEYTRRLSKALHVKGMINIQFIVSGEEVYVIEVNPRSSRTVPYISKVTGIPIVPLATQVICGHTIRELGYEPGLARPADYIAVKMPVFSFEKIRGADVSLGPEMKSTGECLGIAKTFNEALYKAFAGAGIKLPRHKNMIITVKDSDKEEIIDIAKRFQAQGYKIFSTSGTARALDSHGIKAFMVRKLEQESPNLLDLILGHEIDLIIDTPTQGADRSRDGFVIRRNAIETGVTVLTSLDTAAALVTSMENKAKELTLVDIARI; this is translated from the coding sequence ATGCCAAAGAATCTGGATATTAAAAAAGTGCTCGTTCTTGGCTCCGGCCCTATTGTCATCGGCCAGGCAGCAGAATTTGATTACGCCGGAACCCAGGCCTGCCGTTCCTTAAAAGAAGAGGGAATCGAAGTAGTCCTGCTAAATTCCAACCCGGCCACCATCATGACGGATAAGGACATTGCGGATAAGGTCTACATTGAGCCCCTGACCGCAGAGGTGGTGGAACAGCTTATCTTAAAGGAAAGACCGGACAGTGTCCTTCCCACCCTTGGAGGCCAGGCAGGCTTAAACCTTGCCATGGAGCTGGATGATAAAGGATTTTTTAAAGAGCATAAGGTACGCCTGATCGGAACCACGGCCCTTACCATTAAGAAGGCAGAGGACCGGGAACTGTTTAAAGAGACCATGGAAAAGATCGGGGAACCGGTGGCACCCTCTGATATAGTAGAACATGTGGAAGACGGCCTTAAGGTGGCGGAAAAAATCGGATATCCTGTGGTGCTTCGGCCGGCCTATACCTTGGGAGGTTCCGGGGGAGGCATTGCTGAAACCCCGGGGCAGTGCCGGGAGATCCTGGAAAATGGTCTCCGTTTATCCCGCGTGGGACAGGTTCTTGTGGAACGCTGCATCGCAGGCTGGAAGGAGATTGAATACGAGGTGATGCGTGACGGAGCAGGCAATGTGATCACCGTATGTAATATGGAAAACATTGACCCGGTAGGTGTTCATACCGGCGACAGCATTGTGGTGGCTCCTTCCCAGACCTTAGGGGATAAGGAATACCAGATGCTCCGCACCTCTGCCCTAAGGATCATCAGCGAGCTGGGAATCACAGGAGGCTGTAATGTGCAGTATGCCCTTCACCCGGAAAGCTTTGAGTACTGCGTTATCGAGGTAAATCCCAGGGTCAGCCGTTCCTCGGCCCTGGCCTCCAAGGCAACCGGTTACCCAATAGCAAAGGTTGCGGCCAAGATCGCTCTGGGCTATAACCTGGATGAAATAAAGAATGCGGTAACTAAGAAGACCTGTGCCAGCTTTGAGCCGATGCTGGATTACTGCGTGGTCAAGATGCCCCGCCTTCCCTTTGACAAATTCCTAAGCGCCAAGAGGAGTCTGGGGACCCAGATGAAGGCCACCGGAGAGGTCATGAGCATTTGCACGAATTTTGAGGGCGGTCTCATGAAAGCCATCCGTTCCCTGGAGCAGCATGTGGACAGCCTGATGTCCTATGATTTTACAGGGCTTACGGATGAGGAACTGGCAGAGACTCTTTCTCTTGTAGATGACAGAAGGATATGGGTCATTGCCGAAGCATTAAGAAGAGGCTTTTCCTATGAAAGGATCCATGATATTACAAAAATTGATATATGGTTTATTGATAAGCTGGCAATTCTTGTGGAAATGGAAGATGCCCTTAAGAAAGGGCCTTTTACCCTGGATTTATTAAAGGAAGCAAAGAGGATTGAATTTCCGGATACGGTCATTTCAAAGCTTACAGGAATACCCTGGCAGGAAATCCGCCGGATGAGAAAGGATAACGGAATTGCGGCAGCGTTTAAAATGGTGGATACCTGCGCCGCCGAATTTGCCGCGGAAACTCCTTACTATTATTCCTGCTTTGGAAGTGAGAATGAGGCGGTAAAAACCTCTGGAAAAAAGAAGGTGCTGGTTCTTGGCTCCGGCCCCATCCGCATTGGACAGGGAATTGAATTTGACTTCTGTTCGGTTCACAGCACATGGAGTTTTAGCAGGGAAGGCTATGAGACGATTATAGTCAATAACAATCCGGAGACCGTAAGCACTGACTTTGATATTGCTGATAAGCTGTATTTTGAACCCCTTACCCCGGAAGATGTGGAGAGCATCGTTGACATTGAAAAGCCTGATGGAGCGGTGGTCCAGTTTGGCGGCCAGACGGCCATTAAGCTGACGGAAGCCCTGATCAATATGGGGGTCCCCATTCTGGGAACGGCTGCAGAGGACGTGGATGCGGCAGAGGACCGGGAACTGTTTGATAAGATTCTGGAAGAATGCAGGATTCCAAGACCGGCAGGCCAGACGGTATTTACGGCAGAAGAAGCCAAGAGAGCGGCAGGAGAACTTGGATATCCGGTACTGGTAAGACCCTCTTATGTGCTGGGCGGCCAGGGCATGCAGATTGCCATCTCTGACCAGGATATTGATGAATTTATCGGGATCATCAACCAGATTGCACAGGAACACCCCATTTTGGTGGATAAATATATCCCGGGCAAGGAAATTGAAGTGGACGCGGTTTGCGACGGTGAGAATATTCTGATTCCCGGTATCATGGAGCATATGGAAAGAGCGGGTGTGCACTCCGGTGACAGCATTTCCATATATCCGGCCCAGAGCATAAGTGAAACCGTAAAGGAAAAGCTGGTGGAATATACAAGAAGGCTTTCGAAAGCCTTACATGTTAAGGGCATGATCAACATTCAATTCATTGTGAGCGGGGAGGAAGTATATGTTATTGAGGTAAATCCCCGGTCTTCCCGTACTGTGCCTTATATCAGCAAAGTGACAGGAATCCCCATTGTTCCTTTAGCAACCCAGGTCATATGCGGGCACACCATCAGGGAGCTGGGGTATGAACCCGGACTTGCGCGGCCGGCAGACTATATCGCTGTAAAAATGCCGGTATTCTCCTTTGAAAAGATCCGGGGCGCCGATGTAAGCCTTGGACCGGAGATGAAATCCACCGGAGAGTGCCTGGGGATAGCAAAGACCTTTAATGAGGCTCTTTACAAAGCGTTTGCAGGGGCAGGAATCAAGCTTCCAAGGCATAAAAACATGATCATAACCGTGAAGGATTCCGATAAGGAAGAGATCATTGACATTGCAAAAAGGTTCCAGGCCCAGGGCTATAAGATATTTTCCACATCAGGAACGGCCAGGGCGCTTGACAGCCATGGGATAAAGGCTTTTATGGTCCGTAAGCTGGAACAGGAATCCCCAAACCTTCTGGACCTGATCCTGGGCCATGAGATCGATCTTATCATTGATACGCCGACTCAGGGAGCGGACAGAAGCAGGGACGGATTTGTGATCCGCAGAAATGCAATAGAGACCGGTGTGACGGTTTTGACCTCCCTGGATACGGCGGCAGCCTTAGTGACCAGTATGGAGAATAAAGCCAAAGAACTGACCCTGGTTGATATTGCCCGGATTTAA
- a CDS encoding carbamoyl phosphate synthase small subunit, with the protein MKAFLILEDGTVFTGSSIGSTREVISEIVFNTSMTGYLEVLTDPSYAGQAVVMTYPLIGNYGICHEDMESLKPWPDGYIVRELSRIPSNFRSGDTLQHFLKEHNIPGISGIDTRALTKILREKGTMNGMITTDEGFDLDEVILRMKTYSVTGVVEKTTCREKYVLPGGGKKVALLDLGAKKNIARSLQERGCEVTVYPASAKAEEILSGRPDGIMLSNGPGDPKECVEIIEEIKKIYESNVPVFAICLGHQLMALAAGADTHKLKYGHRGGNHPVKDLETGRVYISSQNHGYVVDVDTIDPAVAVPAFVNVNDGTNEGLKYTDKNIFTVQYHPEACPGPQDSSYLFDRFIKMMEVGK; encoded by the coding sequence ATGAAAGCTTTTTTAATACTGGAAGACGGTACTGTGTTTACAGGATCGAGCATTGGTTCAACCCGGGAAGTGATCAGTGAGATCGTATTCAATACTTCCATGACAGGTTATTTAGAAGTCCTCACCGACCCCTCCTATGCGGGGCAGGCGGTTGTGATGACTTACCCCCTCATTGGTAATTACGGGATATGTCATGAAGATATGGAATCATTAAAACCATGGCCGGATGGCTACATTGTCAGAGAATTATCTAGAATTCCCAGCAACTTTAGAAGCGGGGATACCCTTCAGCATTTCTTAAAAGAACACAACATTCCAGGTATCAGTGGTATCGATACAAGAGCCCTAACAAAAATTCTAAGAGAAAAAGGTACTATGAACGGCATGATCACGACCGATGAAGGTTTTGACCTTGACGAAGTCATTTTGCGTATGAAAACATATTCTGTGACCGGTGTGGTGGAGAAAACCACCTGCAGGGAAAAATATGTTCTTCCCGGCGGCGGAAAAAAAGTAGCCCTTCTGGACCTTGGGGCAAAGAAAAATATTGCCCGCTCCTTACAGGAGAGAGGCTGTGAAGTGACGGTTTACCCTGCATCTGCAAAAGCAGAAGAGATTCTCTCAGGCCGCCCTGATGGAATCATGCTGTCCAATGGGCCTGGTGATCCCAAAGAATGCGTGGAAATCATTGAAGAGATAAAGAAAATATACGAATCCAATGTACCTGTTTTTGCCATCTGCCTGGGACACCAGCTCATGGCCCTTGCTGCCGGAGCGGATACCCATAAGCTGAAATACGGCCACAGGGGCGGAAATCATCCAGTAAAGGATTTGGAAACCGGGCGGGTATACATATCCTCCCAGAATCATGGCTATGTGGTTGATGTGGATACCATTGATCCGGCGGTGGCTGTTCCTGCTTTTGTCAACGTAAACGACGGGACCAATGAGGGTCTGAAATATACGGATAAAAATATATTTACCGTACAGTACCATCCGGAGGCATGCCCGGGGCCCCAGGATTCCAGCTACTTATTTGACCGGTTTATTAAAATGATGGAGGTAGGAAAATAA